Proteins from a single region of Fischerella sp. PCC 9605:
- a CDS encoding chemotaxis protein CheW yields the protein MKEHFYLTFSLNNYLCGISTVYVEEIAALPELTLIPEAPREIVGVFNLRGDIVPVMDLNILFGYQSPDYHLTNSIVVLRSEGLRLGIIVNQVHKVKDISLEEITTELDCKQELLIVEQIKKIITGVARIGRDIFILSNPENWLSYAEKQQVLSLKNFLLEQKTFLSHNIYESQPNDSELLLFQEHDSHYNRELRNAHTVGLRGNPCNTLPLVFCPNATLEERTIFRQRAVNLSLPLESQDFNKFTTLAVIALNGYLFGINLEMVREFTVIRQVTPIPCCSAHIIGNMNLRGEVLTLVDIRGLLNLPPKGILDGSKAMVVEVEGIVAGVIVEEVCDVMFSLNLQNITAVPTAIHSISDEYFQGAASYHEKIISILDIPKIWRCLIEG from the coding sequence ATGAAAGAACATTTTTACCTCACCTTTAGCTTAAATAACTACCTCTGCGGCATTAGCACAGTTTACGTTGAAGAGATTGCTGCGCTGCCAGAGTTGACACTAATTCCAGAAGCCCCTCGGGAAATCGTTGGTGTTTTTAATCTCCGGGGAGATATAGTGCCAGTGATGGATTTAAATATTCTCTTTGGCTATCAATCACCAGATTATCACTTAACAAATAGTATAGTAGTTTTAAGGTCGGAAGGATTACGACTAGGCATCATTGTTAATCAAGTTCATAAAGTGAAAGATATATCCTTAGAGGAAATTACCACCGAACTTGATTGCAAACAAGAATTGCTGATAGTTGAACAAATAAAAAAAATTATTACTGGTGTTGCTAGAATTGGAAGAGATATTTTCATCTTAAGCAATCCAGAAAATTGGCTAAGCTATGCAGAAAAACAACAAGTGTTGTCTTTGAAAAACTTCCTTTTAGAACAGAAAACTTTTTTGAGTCATAATATATATGAATCTCAACCCAATGACTCAGAATTGTTATTGTTCCAAGAGCATGATAGTCACTATAACAGAGAACTTAGGAACGCCCACACAGTGGGGTTGAGAGGAAATCCTTGCAACACGCTGCCTCTTGTATTTTGCCCTAATGCAACTTTAGAAGAAAGAACAATTTTTAGACAACGAGCAGTTAATCTTAGTCTCCCACTAGAAAGTCAGGATTTCAATAAATTTACAACTCTAGCAGTAATTGCTTTAAATGGTTATCTTTTTGGCATTAATTTAGAAATGGTGCGGGAGTTTACTGTTATACGCCAAGTAACTCCCATTCCTTGTTGTTCAGCCCATATCATCGGTAATATGAATCTGCGAGGTGAAGTACTCACCTTAGTTGATATTCGTGGGTTGTTAAATTTGCCGCCGAAGGGTATACTTGATGGATCTAAGGCAATGGTTGTAGAGGTTGAGGGTATAGTTGCTGGTGTAATCGTGGAAGAAGTTTGCGATGTGATGTTTTCCCTCAACTTACAAAACATAACGGCAGTACCGACTGCTATCCATTCAATCAGTGATGAGTACTTTCAAGGAGCAGCTTCCTATCATGAAAAAATAATCAGCATTCTGGATATACCAAAAATTTGGCGTTGCCTGATAGAGGGGTAG
- a CDS encoding CheR family methyltransferase, whose product MSQTEPLSVGLTEAFIQLIANHTGLNIRERDQANLSEKIFTRMNELKILFPELYYQLLASSTIYSHLEWRKLVLLLTNIESYFFRDKEQFNLLRNCIIPEIIQCKQNYKTIRICSAGCSTGEEPYSLAILLKELIPDLDRWNLMILGVDINQEALKKAKRGIYTAWSLRSIEPQIMQQYFRLINNQYYLDKQIQQMVKFKYTNLVKDSFTQPYSEFRDIDLIICRNVFIYFEASAIAKVLDKFHDALQPFGYLITGHAELIEQNLSKFHTKVFPESLVYIKK is encoded by the coding sequence GTGTCACAAACAGAACCTTTAAGTGTAGGACTAACAGAAGCGTTTATTCAGTTAATAGCCAATCATACTGGACTCAATATTAGAGAGCGAGATCAAGCAAATTTAAGCGAAAAAATATTTACTAGAATGAACGAACTCAAAATATTGTTTCCAGAACTCTATTATCAACTATTAGCGTCTTCTACTATATATAGCCATCTGGAATGGCGAAAACTTGTTCTATTGCTCACTAATATTGAAAGTTACTTTTTCAGAGATAAAGAACAGTTTAATCTATTACGAAATTGTATTATTCCTGAAATAATTCAATGCAAACAAAATTATAAAACTATCCGTATTTGCAGTGCAGGATGCTCAACAGGGGAAGAACCTTATTCTCTCGCTATTCTTCTGAAGGAACTCATTCCCGATTTAGATAGATGGAATTTGATGATTTTAGGTGTAGACATCAATCAAGAAGCGCTGAAAAAAGCTAAACGAGGGATTTATACAGCTTGGTCTTTGAGGAGCATCGAACCGCAAATAATGCAGCAATATTTTCGATTGATTAACAATCAATACTATCTTGATAAGCAGATTCAGCAAATGGTAAAATTTAAATATACAAACTTAGTCAAAGATTCATTTACTCAACCTTACTCTGAATTTAGAGATATTGACTTAATTATTTGCCGTAATGTTTTCATTTACTTTGAAGCCTCAGCAATTGCAAAAGTATTAGATAAATTTCACGATGCTCTCCAACCTTTCGGGTATTTAATCACAGGTCACGCGGAACTTATCGAGCAGAATTTAAGCAAGTTTCATACGAAAGTATTTCCAGAATCACTTGTCTATATTAAAAAATAA
- the cheB gene encoding chemotaxis-specific protein-glutamate methyltransferase CheB: MTIRVLLVEDSQLALIFLKRILDSSPQIEVVGEARTGLEALTLIPKVEPDVICTDLHMPQMNGLEFTSKVMALYPRPILVISVSVQIEDTKNIFQLLEAGAVDIFPKPNTGLAADDEVFKQELVKKIKILSGVKVFRKRPKLSIQAQNLQARDLSTFSSKKSYPKPKIVVIGASTGGPQALKELLTQLPSDFPIPVICVQHICFGFLQGLIDWLAVSCQLPIQIAQAGDMPRPGKIYFPPEQLHLELDARGRFICSDLPPVAGHRPSVTVAFESAAKFYGKACVGILLSGMGIDGAEGMQVIAQAGGFTIAQDEATSVVFGMPKAAIELGVAQQVLPINAIARVIVERTRSGEPARRTGGSLQSPRAPSHERLD; this comes from the coding sequence ATGACTATTCGAGTTTTGTTAGTTGAAGATTCACAGCTTGCTCTAATATTCTTGAAAAGAATTTTAGACTCATCACCGCAAATTGAAGTCGTAGGAGAAGCTCGCACCGGCTTAGAAGCTTTGACACTGATTCCCAAAGTTGAACCAGATGTCATTTGTACAGATCTCCATATGCCCCAGATGAATGGTCTGGAGTTTACATCTAAAGTTATGGCCCTCTATCCTCGACCGATTTTGGTAATTAGTGTTTCCGTACAAATAGAGGATACCAAAAATATTTTTCAGCTTTTAGAAGCAGGGGCAGTAGATATTTTTCCTAAGCCAAATACAGGACTAGCAGCAGATGATGAGGTATTCAAGCAGGAGTTAGTTAAGAAGATTAAAATCCTATCAGGAGTAAAGGTTTTTAGAAAAAGACCGAAACTTTCCATACAAGCACAGAATTTACAGGCAAGAGATCTTTCTACTTTCTCTTCTAAGAAGTCCTACCCCAAGCCAAAAATAGTAGTCATTGGTGCATCTACAGGTGGTCCACAAGCCCTCAAAGAATTATTAACTCAATTACCATCGGATTTTCCTATACCAGTGATTTGCGTGCAACACATTTGTTTTGGTTTTTTACAAGGATTAATAGATTGGTTAGCCGTCAGTTGTCAGTTACCCATTCAAATTGCTCAAGCTGGGGATATGCCAAGACCAGGGAAGATTTATTTTCCACCAGAACAACTACATTTAGAACTTGATGCAAGGGGTCGATTTATTTGCTCTGACTTACCACCAGTAGCAGGACATCGCCCTTCTGTAACAGTCGCATTTGAATCCGCAGCCAAGTTCTATGGCAAAGCATGTGTAGGAATCTTGCTGAGTGGTATGGGTATAGATGGGGCGGAGGGAATGCAGGTGATCGCTCAAGCTGGCGGTTTTACTATCGCTCAAGATGAAGCTACTTCCGTAGTGTTTGGAATGCCTAAAGCAGCAATTGAGCTAGGAGTCGCGCAACAGGTTTTACCAATTAATGCGATTGCCCGTGTCATAGTCGAGAGGACGCGCAGCGGTGAGCCAGCGCGTAGAACAGGGGGTTCCCTCCAAAGCCCCCGAGCCCCCTCCCATGAGCGATTGGACTAG
- a CDS encoding hybrid sensor histidine kinase/response regulator — translation MFIEDEELRNLYKISGEENLQKLTDGLLHLQKHPDDEATLEELLRVSHILKGDSRIVGVEDVVTLTTQIEKILLSLKRQNTIFTSHVSDCLYQGLDAIGFLVYEAVTGELVGVDIAEILDRLTAAVLESKPQELEVVPQAQPDISSQESVARDNQYTTITNQYKDVSGHVCATINSNSSVLTSSFIEDADIEDAELRVIYQTASEEHLQNLAAGLLHLQNQPEDEATLEQLLREAHSLKGDSRNIGVENVVTLTHQLEEILLSIKRQEIILTPQLCDRLYQALDTIALLVQEAVIGQPSEVDASLVVNNLMAAISASTIQESLPVSPKVPSLPAKIPIKAATDDLLSPSLGVSQPYQIDTIRVQTRYLDALMTQVEELTVTKIAIAHAATEIEEMASLWEEWKAVDSQEQYLDSSSLDTNSYAERLEKTINSLRTSIQEHSTKLDIINGELKEKIRTVRLLPLSTVFKLLRRTVQDLARQQSKEVELIIAGEEITADKRILEEIKDPLMHMVRNAIDHGIETPSEREKLGKPPVATIWLRAYQTATNITIEVTDDGRGLDIEKIKQTAVKRELYSPEELTSMTPSQIHDLILAPGFSTQTFITEISGRGIGLDVVRTSVERLKGNIQIESTPGQGCTFRIDLSTTLAIANVLLFEVQGIVHALPIEFVQKTLLISPEQIITNEDRTTINLDGQAVLVANLADLLELSNSPGYDRIAKFEQLPSSLQPCILLKVGEEQFGFFVDRLLNTQEVVIKPHSQLLKRVHNITGVTILGSGEVCIILNPSYLLKSLQQQTMPTVSVKPRKTVKRKPLILLVEDSTPVRTQEKRLLEKAGYEVVVAVDGLDGYNKLKTHDFNAIVSDVEMPNLDGFSLTAKIRQHPEYQALPIILVTTLVDNENKRRGSDAGANAYIMKSNFNQDVLLEILERLV, via the coding sequence TACCTTAGAAGAATTGCTGAGAGTAAGCCACATCCTCAAAGGTGACTCCAGAATTGTTGGAGTAGAAGATGTGGTAACTCTCACTACTCAAATCGAAAAGATTCTCTTGAGCCTAAAACGCCAAAATACCATTTTTACTTCACATGTGAGCGATTGCCTCTATCAAGGATTAGATGCGATTGGTTTTTTGGTATACGAAGCCGTTACTGGTGAACTAGTTGGAGTAGATATAGCCGAGATACTTGATCGGTTGACGGCGGCAGTTTTGGAGTCAAAACCACAAGAATTGGAAGTGGTTCCACAAGCGCAACCAGATATTTCCTCGCAAGAATCCGTTGCTCGGGATAATCAATATACTACAATCACCAATCAGTATAAAGATGTTTCAGGACACGTCTGTGCAACAATCAACAGCAATTCTTCCGTACTGACATCTTCCTTTATAGAAGACGCAGATATAGAAGATGCAGAACTTCGAGTTATTTACCAAACTGCTAGCGAAGAACATTTGCAGAATCTAGCAGCTGGTTTGCTGCACCTACAAAACCAGCCTGAAGACGAAGCCACATTGGAACAGTTGCTGCGAGAAGCCCATAGCCTTAAAGGCGACTCCCGCAATATAGGGGTAGAAAATGTAGTCACCCTCACCCATCAACTCGAAGAGATTCTCTTGAGCATTAAACGTCAAGAAATCATCTTAACCCCACAGTTATGCGATCGCCTCTATCAAGCACTAGATACGATCGCTCTTCTGGTACAAGAAGCTGTTATCGGTCAACCCAGTGAGGTGGATGCATCCCTTGTTGTTAACAACTTGATGGCAGCAATTTCTGCATCAACAATTCAAGAATCGTTACCAGTTTCTCCTAAAGTTCCATCACTCCCTGCCAAAATTCCTATTAAAGCAGCAACTGATGATTTGCTCTCTCCATCTTTAGGTGTTAGTCAACCCTACCAAATCGATACTATTCGTGTTCAAACTCGTTATCTCGACGCCTTAATGACACAGGTTGAGGAACTAACTGTCACCAAAATCGCCATAGCTCATGCTGCTACTGAAATTGAGGAAATGGCAAGCTTGTGGGAAGAGTGGAAAGCTGTTGATAGCCAAGAACAATACCTTGATTCTTCATCTTTGGACACCAATTCCTACGCAGAGCGCTTAGAAAAAACTATCAACTCCCTGAGAACTTCGATTCAGGAACACAGCACGAAACTAGACATTATTAATGGGGAATTAAAAGAAAAAATTCGCACCGTACGGCTTCTACCTCTATCCACTGTGTTTAAATTGCTTCGCCGTACGGTGCAGGATTTAGCTAGGCAACAATCAAAAGAAGTCGAATTAATCATTGCTGGAGAAGAAATAACCGCTGACAAACGCATTCTCGAAGAAATCAAAGACCCCCTGATGCATATGGTTCGCAATGCCATAGATCATGGTATCGAGACTCCCAGCGAGCGAGAAAAACTTGGCAAACCTCCCGTCGCCACTATTTGGCTTAGGGCCTATCAAACCGCCACCAATATTACGATCGAAGTGACAGATGATGGGCGAGGGCTAGACATTGAGAAGATAAAACAAACCGCCGTCAAACGTGAACTGTACAGTCCAGAGGAACTGACAAGCATGACTCCAAGCCAGATTCATGACCTAATTTTGGCTCCTGGCTTTTCGACCCAAACTTTTATTACAGAAATTTCTGGCAGAGGTATCGGGTTAGATGTAGTACGCACCAGCGTCGAACGGCTCAAAGGCAATATCCAGATAGAATCAACTCCTGGTCAAGGATGTACCTTCCGCATCGACCTAAGTACAACCTTGGCGATCGCCAATGTACTGCTGTTTGAAGTACAAGGTATTGTCCATGCTCTACCAATTGAGTTTGTGCAGAAGACTTTACTTATCTCCCCAGAGCAAATTATTACCAATGAAGACCGTACAACCATTAACTTGGATGGTCAAGCTGTTTTAGTTGCGAATCTGGCTGATTTGCTGGAATTATCAAACTCTCCTGGTTATGACCGTATCGCAAAATTTGAGCAACTCCCTAGCAGCCTGCAACCTTGTATCTTGCTCAAGGTGGGAGAAGAACAATTTGGATTTTTTGTCGATCGTCTCTTGAACACTCAAGAAGTGGTTATTAAACCTCACAGTCAGTTATTGAAGCGGGTGCATAATATCACTGGAGTAACCATTCTCGGTTCTGGGGAAGTTTGCATAATTCTTAACCCCTCATATTTGCTCAAATCTTTGCAGCAGCAAACCATGCCCACAGTTTCTGTTAAACCAAGGAAAACAGTTAAAAGGAAGCCGCTCATACTCCTAGTAGAAGATTCCACTCCCGTTCGCACACAAGAAAAACGCCTCTTGGAGAAAGCGGGATATGAAGTGGTAGTAGCTGTGGATGGACTAGATGGCTATAACAAACTAAAAACCCATGATTTTAATGCGATCGTATCTGACGTGGAAATGCCCAATCTTGATGGCTTTTCACTCACAGCCAAAATTCGTCAACATCCAGAATATCAAGCATTGCCGATAATTCTAGTCACAACGCTTGTTGATAATGAAAATAAAAGAAGGGGATCTGATGCAGGGGCTAATGCATATATTATGAAAAGCAATTTCAATCAAGATGTTCTTTTAGAAATATTGGAAAGACTTGTTTAA
- a CDS encoding IS6 family transposase: HPFKWRHYQAEIILLCVGWYLRYPLSYRNLEEMMTERGLSVDHTTIYRWVQHYAPELEKRCRSHLKPTNNSWRVDETYIKVKGKWKYLYRVVDSAGNTIDFMLSAKRDKRAAKRFFCKALKITCNQLPRVINVDKNAAYPTSIEELKAESTLTQACELRQNKYLNNLVEQDHRFIKKLVNPGLGFKSFHTARRTIIGYEMMNTIRKGQLQGVAKGDILGQVEFLSQIFGVAA; the protein is encoded by the coding sequence CATCCGTTTAAGTGGCGGCACTATCAAGCCGAAATCATCCTGCTGTGCGTGGGGTGGTATCTTCGGTATCCATTGTCGTACCGCAACTTGGAGGAGATGATGACCGAGAGGGGGCTAAGCGTTGACCATACGACTATATATAGATGGGTGCAGCACTATGCCCCAGAACTAGAAAAACGGTGTCGTTCACATCTCAAGCCGACAAATAATTCCTGGCGCGTGGATGAAACCTATATCAAGGTGAAAGGTAAGTGGAAATATTTGTACCGAGTTGTTGATTCTGCTGGCAATACTATTGACTTTATGCTGAGTGCCAAAAGAGATAAACGAGCAGCTAAACGTTTCTTCTGCAAAGCTTTAAAGATAACTTGCAATCAACTTCCTCGTGTAATTAATGTGGACAAAAACGCGGCTTATCCAACATCCATTGAAGAGTTGAAAGCCGAATCAACATTGACTCAAGCTTGTGAGTTACGCCAAAACAAATATCTAAATAATCTTGTGGAGCAAGACCATAGGTTTATCAAGAAGTTAGTCAATCCTGGTCTTGGCTTCAAATCATTTCACACCGCTAGAAGGACAATTATTGGTTATGAAATGATGAACACAATTAGAAAAGGACAGCTCCAAGGAGTGGCAAAAGGAGACATTTTAGGTCAAGTAGAATTCTTGTCTCAAATTTTTGGAGTTGCTGCATAA